The following coding sequences are from one Haploplasma axanthum window:
- a CDS encoding glycerophosphodiester phosphodiesterase: MKKTFLVMIFVLLLLPLTITVKGIESSFKLDKYDEIYDVNDFESNIIGAPTVWVKFHNFEQISSFNDNERPVGLILEINNDLTVKGSDKNYLFGEIIDLIYKKIIPVFQINDDVVDELNVILKKYEFKDYFILDTKIENLQKIKSDNPYARTVYQVDIKKNQSQDLQFLKELLATYNQSNAQVLFVSGNRLTKQSVEYLQKRGVMVFTNSSDDDVSLYQTLVTGVNGILVFGNHINLYNIYKSLPINTIIRKNFVIAHRGYFGRAPENTIEAGQAAIDLGADIIELDIRFTRDLEIVVIHDDNTERISDRNVAVKSMWSVLKTVELRNSLDKQIFIPLFSDYLDYFKDKEVVLFVELKEQSESLARAAMKMIEEHEMTSNVMIISFNKNDLLAAKDELPTVGIGYLLGGSSANNTNALINEVIDYTVVHNTKYNPSYTAVDKDGIKALNARGISVWPWTINGTAIYNEQLRGSFGTTTDSTNIAANIPVTVKTTFEKNSKRLNYSSEIFDGKNELVDSKVIYQIINDDKGILKYDDIETFRIDGKGKAYLLGSYEYEFTNGVKINVLTDVFEVDNSNNIVLIASIGVGILIISVGLLVIIIKKNKKGEIK; the protein is encoded by the coding sequence TTGAAAAAAACATTTTTAGTAATGATATTTGTATTGCTTTTATTACCATTAACAATTACAGTTAAAGGTATAGAGTCAAGTTTTAAACTTGATAAATATGATGAAATATATGATGTAAATGATTTTGAATCAAATATTATTGGTGCTCCAACAGTTTGGGTTAAATTTCATAATTTTGAACAAATCAGTTCGTTTAATGATAATGAGAGACCGGTTGGCTTAATTTTGGAAATCAATAACGACCTAACTGTAAAAGGTAGTGATAAAAACTATTTGTTTGGTGAAATAATTGATTTAATTTATAAAAAAATTATACCCGTGTTTCAAATTAATGATGATGTAGTTGATGAGTTAAATGTTATCTTGAAAAAATATGAATTTAAGGATTATTTTATCTTAGATACTAAAATTGAAAATCTTCAAAAAATAAAGTCTGATAATCCATATGCTAGAACAGTTTATCAAGTAGATATTAAAAAAAATCAAAGTCAGGACTTACAATTTTTAAAAGAATTACTTGCAACTTATAATCAATCAAATGCTCAAGTCTTATTTGTTAGTGGAAATAGATTGACTAAACAAAGTGTTGAATATTTACAAAAGCGCGGTGTAATGGTATTTACAAATAGTAGTGATGATGATGTTAGTTTATATCAAACACTAGTAACTGGAGTAAATGGAATTCTTGTTTTTGGAAATCACATTAATTTGTATAATATTTATAAGTCACTTCCTATTAATACAATCATAAGAAAAAATTTTGTGATTGCGCATCGTGGATATTTTGGAAGAGCACCTGAAAATACAATTGAAGCTGGACAAGCAGCAATTGATTTAGGGGCTGATATTATTGAACTTGATATTAGGTTTACAAGAGATTTGGAAATAGTTGTTATTCATGACGATAATACAGAGCGAATATCAGATCGTAACGTAGCAGTTAAAAGTATGTGGTCAGTTCTAAAAACTGTCGAACTTAGAAATAGTTTGGATAAACAAATCTTTATTCCTTTATTTAGTGATTATTTAGATTATTTTAAAGACAAAGAAGTTGTTCTGTTTGTTGAATTAAAAGAGCAATCTGAAAGTTTAGCAAGAGCTGCAATGAAAATGATAGAAGAACATGAAATGACAAGTAATGTAATGATTATATCATTCAATAAGAATGATTTGCTTGCAGCTAAAGATGAACTTCCAACTGTTGGAATCGGATATTTGTTAGGTGGATCATCAGCAAATAACACAAATGCTCTTATAAATGAAGTTATTGATTATACTGTGGTCCATAATACTAAATATAACCCAAGTTATACAGCGGTTGATAAAGATGGTATCAAGGCTTTAAACGCCAGAGGAATATCGGTGTGGCCATGGACTATTAATGGTACAGCGATTTATAACGAGCAATTAAGAGGTAGTTTTGGAACAACTACTGATAGCACTAATATAGCTGCTAATATTCCGGTAACAGTAAAAACTACTTTTGAAAAAAACTCGAAACGTTTAAATTATAGTAGTGAAATATTTGATGGGAAGAATGAATTGGTTGATAGTAAAGTTATTTATCAAATTATTAATGATGATAAAGGAATTTTAAAATATGACGATATCGAAACGTTTAGAATTGATGGAAAAGGAAAAGCATATTTACTTGGAAGTTATGAATATGAGTTTACAAATGGTGTAAAAATAAATGTTTTAACTGATGTTTTCGAAGTCGATAATAGTAATAATATAGTTTTAATTGCTTCAATTGGTGTTGGCATACTAATAATTAGTGTTGGATTATTAGTAATAATAATAAAGAAAAATAAAAAAGGAGAAATAAAATGA
- a CDS encoding alpha-glucosidase yields MGKKNWWKDSLIYQIYPLSFKDSNGDGIGDINGITSELDYLKYLGVDVIWLSPIYESPMDDNGYDISNYYKINPMFGNMDDFKKLLDTVHEKGMKLIMDLVVNHTSDEHVWFKEAVNNPESKYRDYYIWRKEPSDIQSVFSGPAWEYEPKSMEYYFHLFSKKQPDLNWENEELREEIYKMINYWLDLGIDGFRLDVIDLIGKDIDKKQLADGPYLEERLKEMYNKCFKGRDIMTVGETPGISIKRAQELTAYPTNYLDMVFQFSHISLDEEQGKGKWFLKDLDLKELKTVFENIQDTFKTSGWTSLFWSNHDQPRAVSRYGNDTKYHNESAKMLFTVLYSLKGTAFVYQGEEIGMTSIKFDSIDEYKDIETINMYNEYKKLGFNDEWIFKSIYKKSRDNSRTPIQWDNTINGGFTNGTPWIKVNDNYKDINVKNEINDSNSILNYVKKYFEIRKKNEVFLKGDTIFSDVNSDWLFTYKRIFNDKELIIVANFSSNIEKYEFKDYNKYRVLITNYDDYNISRNNALPPYFVGIYEREDENGNN; encoded by the coding sequence ATGGGAAAAAAGAATTGGTGGAAAGACTCGTTAATATATCAAATATATCCGTTAAGTTTTAAAGATAGTAATGGTGATGGTATCGGAGATATAAATGGTATTACTAGTGAATTAGATTATTTGAAATATTTAGGTGTTGATGTTATTTGGTTATCACCAATTTACGAATCACCAATGGATGATAATGGCTATGATATTAGTAACTATTATAAGATTAATCCAATGTTTGGGAATATGGATGATTTTAAAAAACTGCTTGATACGGTTCATGAAAAGGGAATGAAGCTTATTATGGATTTAGTCGTTAATCATACATCCGATGAACATGTTTGGTTTAAAGAAGCGGTTAATAATCCTGAAAGTAAATATCGTGATTATTATATATGGAGAAAAGAACCAAGCGATATTCAATCAGTATTTAGTGGTCCTGCATGGGAATATGAACCAAAAAGTATGGAATACTATTTCCATTTGTTTAGTAAGAAACAACCAGACCTTAATTGGGAAAATGAAGAATTAAGAGAAGAAATCTATAAAATGATTAATTATTGGTTAGACTTAGGAATTGATGGATTTAGATTAGATGTTATAGATTTAATTGGTAAAGATATTGATAAAAAGCAATTAGCTGATGGACCATATTTAGAAGAACGTTTAAAAGAAATGTATAATAAATGTTTCAAAGGAAGAGACATTATGACTGTTGGGGAAACACCAGGGATTTCAATAAAAAGAGCTCAAGAACTAACAGCATATCCAACGAATTATTTAGATATGGTTTTCCAGTTTTCTCATATTTCTCTAGATGAGGAACAAGGTAAAGGTAAATGGTTTTTAAAAGATTTGGATTTAAAAGAATTAAAAACTGTTTTTGAAAATATTCAAGATACTTTTAAGACTAGTGGATGGACAAGTTTATTTTGGTCAAACCATGATCAACCTCGTGCTGTATCTAGATATGGAAATGATACTAAATATCATAATGAATCAGCAAAAATGTTGTTTACTGTTTTATATAGTCTTAAAGGGACAGCGTTTGTATATCAAGGTGAAGAGATTGGTATGACGAGTATTAAGTTTGACTCAATTGATGAGTATAAAGATATTGAGACAATTAATATGTATAATGAATATAAAAAATTAGGTTTTAATGATGAATGGATATTTAAATCGATTTATAAAAAAAGCCGTGATAATAGTAGAACACCTATACAATGGGATAATACTATAAATGGTGGTTTTACAAATGGTACTCCATGGATTAAAGTTAATGATAATTATAAAGATATTAATGTTAAAAATGAAATTAATGATTCAAACAGTATTTTAAATTATGTTAAAAAGTACTTTGAAATTAGGAAAAAGAATGAAGTTTTCTTAAAAGGTGATACAATATTTAGTGATGTCAATTCTGATTGGTTATTTACTTATAAACGCATATTTAATGACAAAGAGCTTATTATTGTCGCTAATTTTAGTTCTAATATAGAAAAATATGAGTTTAAAGACTATAATAAGTATAGAGTATTGATAACAAATTATGATGATTATAATATAAGTAGGAATAATGCTTTACCACCATACTTTGTGGGGATATATGAAAGGGAAGATGAAAATGGCAACAATTAA
- a CDS encoding glucoamylase family protein, with translation MRRKIEKIQETAFNFFNDYSNLDYNSKGFGLTVDHTNDLEKASIAATGFTLSSYIIADKYGYLAHEELIKRVIGTLKTLYYNVPQYEGFFAHFVDMKTAERKNKSEYSTVDTALALNGVIACMQYFKNEEIDKYSKLIINRVNWKHFVHKRNGKDTLYMAYNDLKDGDYAEGKSGFIHHWGMFAEQLMMYVMAAAKNDFSIEEARSLYNGFDRIKGSYDSYEFIFSPGNTLFIYQYPLAWLDLENVYDLDNISWFLNAKNACMAQYKWCMDNKERYKTYNPNFFGLTASDSPNGYAVFHALPNDRDLIITDGTVAANAIIGSLPFITEIALKGIKDMFNIDGLWNSKYGFYDAFNFEKDKWISNRYIAIDKGLEMLMANAYLTKDVQTAYMNSSIIIEGMRKLGWEKRIGGKTR, from the coding sequence ATGAGAAGAAAGATAGAGAAGATCCAAGAAACTGCATTTAATTTTTTTAATGATTATAGTAATTTAGACTATAATTCAAAAGGATTTGGTTTAACAGTTGATCATACTAATGATTTAGAAAAAGCAAGTATTGCAGCTACAGGTTTTACCTTAAGCAGTTATATAATTGCAGATAAATATGGTTATTTAGCACATGAAGAACTTATAAAACGTGTTATTGGAACATTAAAAACATTATATTACAACGTTCCACAATATGAAGGTTTTTTTGCTCATTTTGTTGATATGAAAACAGCAGAGAGAAAGAATAAATCTGAATATTCAACAGTTGATACTGCACTTGCTTTAAATGGTGTTATTGCTTGTATGCAATATTTTAAAAATGAAGAAATTGATAAATATAGTAAATTAATAATTAACAGAGTTAATTGGAAACATTTTGTTCATAAACGTAATGGAAAAGATACTTTGTATATGGCATATAATGATCTTAAAGATGGTGATTATGCAGAAGGAAAAAGTGGATTTATTCATCACTGGGGAATGTTTGCAGAACAATTAATGATGTATGTAATGGCTGCTGCTAAAAATGATTTTAGTATTGAAGAAGCAAGATCTTTATATAATGGTTTTGATCGTATAAAAGGAAGTTATGATTCATATGAATTTATTTTCTCTCCAGGAAATACGTTATTCATCTATCAATATCCATTAGCATGGTTAGATTTAGAAAATGTTTATGACTTAGATAATATTTCATGGTTTTTAAATGCTAAGAATGCATGTATGGCACAATATAAATGGTGTATGGATAATAAAGAAAGATATAAAACATATAATCCGAATTTCTTTGGACTTACAGCTTCTGATTCACCAAACGGATATGCAGTTTTTCATGCATTACCTAATGATAGAGATTTAATCATTACCGATGGAACGGTTGCTGCTAATGCAATAATTGGTTCACTTCCTTTCATTACAGAAATTGCTTTAAAAGGAATCAAAGATATGTTTAATATTGATGGACTTTGGAATAGTAAATATGGCTTTTATGATGCTTTTAATTTTGAAAAAGATAAATGGATTAGTAATCGATATATAGCTATCGATAAAGGTTTAGAAATGCTTATGGCTAACGCATATTTAACAAAAGATGTTCAAACAGCATATATGAATAGTAGTATTATTATTGAAGGGATGCGAAAACTAGGATGGGAAAAAAGAATTGGTGGAAAGACTCGTTAA
- a CDS encoding carbohydrate ABC transporter permease — MKKIKRFLTNNWLIKVNKNDIVFFNKFKYLLTNKRRNAFQGYMFVGVWIIGFLLFAAYPLISSLIYSFEKVSITGSDGIVTNFIGFSNYVRIFTQDLEFLRHLQEFFLELILYVPVILIISMIIAMMLNQKIKLRGFFRSIYFLPVVIASGPVINELLSQGAGSIPLIEEIGLTEAISSILPAFLSKPIASLFTQMIMILWFSGVQIVLFLAGLQKVGNEIYEAADIDGASSWEKFWKITLPSLKSIIFVSAIYTVVMLATFSNNQIVKYIQSSGVMFNTDKGFGYSSALAWIYFIMIIIVLGFIAFLLRGKKDEKVVKKRGGKK, encoded by the coding sequence TTGAAAAAGATAAAAAGATTTTTAACCAATAATTGGTTAATAAAAGTTAATAAAAATGATATTGTATTTTTCAATAAATTTAAATACCTTTTAACAAACAAAAGAAGAAATGCTTTTCAAGGTTATATGTTTGTTGGTGTATGGATAATTGGTTTTTTACTCTTTGCAGCATATCCACTTATTTCATCTTTAATTTATAGTTTTGAGAAAGTAAGTATTACAGGATCTGATGGTATTGTTACAAACTTTATTGGATTTTCAAATTATGTAAGAATCTTTACACAAGATCTTGAATTTTTAAGACACTTACAAGAATTTTTCTTAGAGCTTATTTTATATGTACCAGTTATTTTGATTATTTCAATGATAATCGCAATGATGTTAAACCAAAAAATTAAACTAAGAGGATTCTTCCGTTCAATATATTTCTTACCGGTTGTTATTGCATCTGGTCCAGTTATCAATGAATTACTAAGTCAAGGAGCAGGATCAATTCCACTTATTGAAGAAATTGGTTTAACAGAAGCAATTAGTTCAATCCTCCCAGCCTTTTTATCGAAACCAATTGCGTCATTATTTACGCAAATGATTATGATTTTATGGTTCTCGGGTGTTCAAATTGTATTATTTTTAGCGGGTTTACAAAAAGTTGGAAATGAAATATATGAAGCTGCTGATATTGATGGGGCTTCATCTTGGGAAAAGTTTTGGAAGATTACACTACCTTCGCTAAAAAGTATTATATTTGTAAGTGCGATTTATACGGTAGTAATGCTTGCAACATTCTCAAATAACCAAATTGTTAAGTATATTCAATCATCAGGTGTTATGTTTAATACTGATAAAGGGTTTGGATATTCAAGTGCGTTAGCATGGATTTACTTTATTATGATAATAATTGTTCTTGGATTTATCGCTTTCTTATTGAGAGGTAAAAAAGATGAGAAAGTAGTAAAGAAAAGAGGTGGTAAGAAATGA
- a CDS encoding carbohydrate ABC transporter permease, producing MKINKFNFKKFKRKMLGFKFSDGWLFKFTIYFLLIIIGFVYLYPILHMVSYSFQSLGDLLNPMVNKIPTRLYLNNYADAWRTLKYADTFFKSLLVTLVPALVQTLIASLVGYGFAKFDFPLKKMWMALLIATYIIPPQVTMIPKYVFFNDAGILGSIWSIILPATFGQGLNSAIFILIFYQFYKMLPTVLDEAAQIDGASRLYIYFKIAIPLSIPSFITSFLFSFVWYWNETYISTLFLGNNFKTLQMMLANFVSEYSSTIGGGTGDYVNEAIKMAATVLIILPMILVYFVLQRWFIEGIDKAGITGE from the coding sequence ATGAAAATAAATAAATTTAACTTTAAAAAGTTTAAACGTAAAATGTTAGGTTTCAAATTTAGCGATGGTTGGTTATTCAAATTTACTATTTATTTCTTACTAATAATAATTGGATTTGTTTATTTATATCCAATTCTTCATATGGTTAGTTACAGTTTTCAAAGTTTGGGAGATTTATTAAATCCAATGGTTAATAAAATCCCTACTAGATTATATTTGAATAATTATGCTGATGCATGGAGAACGTTAAAATATGCAGATACATTCTTTAAAAGTTTATTAGTTACATTAGTACCAGCACTTGTACAAACATTGATTGCTTCATTAGTTGGATATGGATTTGCTAAATTTGATTTTCCACTTAAAAAGATGTGGATGGCACTTTTAATAGCAACTTATATTATCCCACCACAAGTAACTATGATTCCTAAATATGTATTTTTTAATGATGCAGGAATCTTAGGAAGTATTTGGTCAATTATTTTACCAGCAACTTTTGGACAAGGATTAAATTCAGCAATCTTTATTTTAATTTTCTATCAATTTTATAAGATGCTTCCAACAGTTTTAGATGAAGCAGCTCAAATTGATGGAGCAAGCAGATTATATATATATTTTAAAATTGCTATTCCTCTTTCAATACCATCATTTATTACATCGTTCTTATTTTCGTTCGTTTGGTATTGGAATGAAACATATATTTCGACATTATTCTTAGGCAATAATTTTAAGACATTACAAATGATGTTAGCAAACTTTGTTTCTGAATATAGTTCTACAATTGGTGGAGGAACAGGTGATTATGTTAATGAGGCCATTAAAATGGCAGCAACAGTTTTAATTATCTTACCGATGATTCTAGTCTACTTTGTATTACAAAGATGGTTTATTGAAGGTATAGATAAAGCCGGAATTACAGGAGAATAA
- a CDS encoding glucoamylase family protein, translating into MKKIIIFTVLLLTTLVLVSCAKKPKDEGLDVIYEESRLAFNYFWETSNTNEKSEGYGLVRDRYSGNSTIASVAAVGFGLAAIPAGVENGWITKEEGQKRALGTLNTLLKMETVSGFYYHFVNLHTGKREWQSEVSVIDTGLLIAGAIVAGEYFKGDILDKAIEIYDAVNWDFYINKGRKMFYMSYKPEQGHSGAWDHVAEQLILYVLAAGAPTYKTDDSLYKTVKNIAKQSYTGRYTSTKNPELSVSENFYYNYDGSLFQYQFSHAFVDFRNIVDAEGTNWFDNSVLATKAHYAFVQDESEKYLTYNKNSWGISAGDGPGEYRAYGGRPAKNNTHNGTVAPYAAIASINYMTEEAKNAAVYFKTLEKLNGEFGFKDSFNLGPVDPNYNPVLAAKIPDGGWFASDYIGIDKGITLLMVENYRNDLIWNLFMQNEYIKSGLEVLGFKNK; encoded by the coding sequence ATGAAAAAAATAATTATTTTTACAGTGCTATTATTAACAACGCTTGTATTAGTTAGTTGTGCGAAAAAACCTAAAGATGAAGGACTTGATGTTATTTATGAAGAATCAAGATTAGCCTTTAATTATTTCTGGGAAACAAGTAATACAAATGAAAAATCTGAAGGTTACGGATTAGTTAGAGATAGATATAGTGGTAATTCAACAATCGCGAGTGTTGCAGCAGTTGGTTTTGGGCTTGCTGCAATTCCTGCTGGAGTTGAAAATGGCTGGATTACTAAAGAAGAAGGTCAAAAACGTGCTCTAGGAACACTTAATACACTTTTAAAAATGGAAACAGTTAGTGGTTTTTATTATCATTTTGTTAATTTACATACAGGTAAACGTGAATGGCAAAGTGAAGTTTCAGTAATTGATACTGGTTTATTAATTGCAGGAGCAATCGTTGCCGGTGAATATTTCAAAGGTGATATTTTAGATAAAGCTATTGAGATTTATGATGCAGTTAATTGGGATTTCTATATTAACAAAGGAAGAAAAATGTTTTATATGTCTTACAAACCAGAACAAGGTCATTCAGGTGCATGGGATCACGTTGCTGAACAACTAATCCTTTATGTACTTGCAGCAGGAGCTCCAACATATAAAACTGATGACTCATTATATAAAACAGTTAAAAATATTGCTAAGCAAAGTTATACTGGTAGATATACATCAACTAAGAATCCAGAGCTAAGTGTTTCAGAAAATTTCTATTATAACTATGATGGTTCTTTATTTCAATATCAATTTTCACATGCATTCGTTGATTTTAGAAATATAGTTGATGCTGAAGGAACTAATTGGTTTGACAATTCAGTTCTTGCAACAAAAGCTCATTATGCATTTGTTCAGGATGAAAGTGAAAAATATTTAACATACAATAAAAACAGTTGGGGAATCTCAGCAGGTGATGGTCCAGGTGAATACCGTGCATACGGTGGAAGACCCGCAAAAAATAATACTCACAATGGAACAGTTGCACCATATGCTGCAATTGCATCAATAAACTATATGACAGAAGAAGCTAAAAATGCTGCAGTTTATTTTAAGACTTTAGAAAAATTAAATGGTGAATTTGGATTTAAAGATTCATTTAATTTAGGACCAGTTGATCCAAACTATAATCCAGTATTAGCAGCTAAAATTCCAGATGGTGGTTGGTTTGCAAGTGATTATATTGGGATTGATAAAGGAATTACTTTATTGATGGTTGAAAACTATCGAAATGATTTAATTTGGAATTTATTTATGCAAAATGAATATATAAAATCCGGTTTAGAAGTACTGGGTTTTAAAAATAAATAA
- a CDS encoding DUF4886 domain-containing protein — translation MVKKVSLFLLTAIFALGLIGCTKEVKSDVEVHGVVGSGSKNDPYVVEIYEDGVITKELSANLNVDLTGKNTIIKSEENIITFKGLKKGEEIHQVKDSKNKTFFVKTIVHEKGFNLTTKKSFKNSLKVLAIGNSFSEDATRYLYDIAHDFGVEEIVIGNLYIGGASLELHASNIKNSSSSYTYWLNKDGEWKNMGSQSIKIALLLEDWDVVTVQQSSPDSGKADTYQPYLDEVIDFVKENANNDVTIFWHQTWAYQKDSGHTSFPDYDRDQLKMYNSIVEATKEKIINNNKVYSFIPSGTTVQNMRETKIGDRLTSDGHHLNITGRFAAGLQWFRTITGFSIDDIKVLPTGINEEILELAKQSVNSAYNNPFIVTK, via the coding sequence ATGGTAAAGAAAGTATCACTTTTTCTCCTAACAGCAATTTTTGCATTAGGATTAATTGGATGTACTAAAGAGGTGAAGTCTGACGTGGAAGTACATGGTGTTGTTGGAAGTGGATCAAAGAATGATCCATATGTTGTTGAGATTTATGAAGATGGTGTAATAACTAAAGAGTTAAGCGCTAATCTTAATGTTGATTTAACAGGGAAAAATACTATTATTAAAAGTGAAGAAAATATCATCACTTTTAAAGGTTTGAAAAAAGGTGAAGAAATCCACCAAGTTAAAGACTCAAAGAATAAAACCTTCTTTGTTAAAACTATCGTTCATGAAAAAGGTTTTAATTTAACTACTAAAAAATCATTCAAGAATTCACTAAAAGTTTTAGCGATTGGAAATTCGTTCAGTGAAGATGCTACAAGATATTTATATGATATAGCGCACGATTTTGGTGTAGAAGAAATCGTTATTGGTAACTTATATATTGGTGGAGCAAGTCTTGAATTACACGCATCTAATATTAAAAATAGTTCATCAAGCTATACTTATTGGTTAAATAAAGATGGCGAATGGAAAAACATGGGAAGCCAAAGTATTAAGATTGCATTATTATTAGAAGATTGGGATGTTGTTACAGTTCAACAATCAAGTCCTGATAGTGGTAAAGCAGATACATATCAACCATATCTAGATGAGGTAATTGATTTTGTTAAAGAAAATGCGAATAATGATGTAACAATTTTTTGGCATCAAACATGGGCATATCAAAAGGATAGTGGTCATACATCATTTCCTGACTATGATAGAGATCAATTAAAAATGTATAATAGTATTGTTGAAGCAACAAAAGAAAAAATTATTAATAATAATAAAGTATATAGTTTTATTCCAAGTGGAACAACAGTTCAAAATATGCGTGAAACAAAAATTGGTGATCGTCTAACAAGTGATGGACATCATTTAAACATTACTGGTAGATTTGCAGCTGGACTTCAATGGTTTAGAACAATAACAGGATTTAGCATTGATGATATTAAAGTTTTACCGACAGGCATAAATGAAGAAATTCTAGAATTAGCTAAACAATCGGTTAATAGTGCATATAATAATCCATTTATAGTAACAAAATAA
- a CDS encoding DUF5011 domain-containing protein, whose product MKKILIAFFVAISALALVSCAKKPDDKDDDVQQGKPELKGVESVEIEIGDEFDPRAGVTATDEKDGDITSNIKITGEVNVDRAGTYTLSYSITNSADKTTNKNRVIFVKGLGGLVNGDFADGLTGWTQWFDTSKAYEVNFATEEGKAVIDITVDPTDAQWWGVQLSYKSLSLKAFESYKLIFTVSSENERYMNYQIQGGGVDKPFGEKNLITLGTEPQVIEREFFVKKDAEGAELQFAFGNFTKAAYNNTINEEIGAVSGKIYVSNVQIVKGPELENQAPTLTASNVLLKEGTEEFLIKQGVTVSDDRDTLTLNDVVVNDITEGTKFALPAVKGVYTFEYTVTDSEGLETKVTRKVTVASPFEVPGFTTVGENGIPLDWELWHETSRGGLTATTEDGTVKIDITKIGDGENLGNIWENQFKYTKLAAFAGTYKLTFEARADVARPVRVAMEGNGGVGLTNLAQSFDLTTEWVTYTLELGEVVTDATVANRSLQFWFGNFSKVEGYTEAANILTSVYLRNVIITKTT is encoded by the coding sequence ATGAAAAAAATACTTATAGCATTTTTTGTAGCTATATCAGCGCTTGCACTAGTTTCATGTGCTAAAAAGCCTGATGATAAAGATGATGATGTTCAACAAGGTAAACCAGAATTAAAAGGTGTTGAATCTGTTGAAATCGAAATTGGAGATGAATTTGATCCAAGAGCAGGTGTTACTGCAACTGATGAAAAAGATGGTGACATCACTAGTAATATAAAAATTACAGGTGAAGTTAATGTTGATAGAGCAGGAACATATACATTGAGTTATTCAATTACTAATTCAGCTGATAAAACTACTAACAAAAATCGAGTTATTTTTGTTAAAGGATTAGGTGGACTTGTTAATGGTGACTTTGCTGATGGATTAACAGGATGGACACAATGGTTTGATACTTCTAAAGCATATGAAGTAAACTTTGCAACTGAAGAAGGAAAAGCAGTTATTGATATTACAGTTGATCCAACAGATGCGCAATGGTGGGGAGTTCAATTATCATATAAATCACTAAGCTTAAAAGCATTTGAATCATATAAACTAATCTTTACAGTATCATCTGAGAATGAAAGATATATGAATTATCAAATTCAAGGTGGTGGAGTTGATAAACCATTTGGTGAAAAAAACTTAATCACTTTAGGAACAGAACCACAAGTAATTGAAAGAGAATTTTTCGTTAAAAAAGATGCTGAAGGTGCTGAATTACAATTTGCATTTGGTAACTTTACAAAAGCAGCATACAACAATACAATTAACGAAGAAATTGGTGCAGTTTCTGGAAAAATATATGTAAGCAATGTTCAAATTGTTAAGGGACCAGAACTTGAAAATCAAGCACCAACATTAACAGCAAGCAATGTATTGCTAAAAGAAGGTACAGAAGAATTCTTAATTAAACAAGGTGTAACTGTAAGTGATGATAGAGACACTTTAACATTAAACGATGTTGTTGTTAATGATATAACAGAAGGAACTAAATTTGCATTACCAGCTGTTAAAGGTGTTTATACATTTGAGTATACTGTAACAGATTCTGAAGGATTAGAAACAAAAGTTACAAGAAAAGTTACAGTAGCAAGTCCATTTGAAGTTCCAGGATTTACAACAGTTGGCGAAAATGGTATTCCACTAGATTGGGAATTATGGCATGAAACTTCAAGAGGTGGTTTAACTGCAACAACTGAAGATGGTACTGTAAAAATTGATATAACTAAAATTGGTGATGGTGAAAACTTAGGAAATATTTGGGAAAATCAATTTAAATATACTAAGTTAGCAGCATTTGCTGGAACATATAAACTAACATTTGAAGCAAGAGCTGATGTAGCAAGACCAGTTAGAGTTGCAATGGAAGGTAATGGTGGTGTAGGATTAACTAACCTTGCACAATCATTCGATTTAACTACTGAATGGGTAACATACACATTAGAACTTGGTGAAGTGGTAACAGATGCAACAGTAGCAAATAGAAGCTTACAATTCTGGTTTGGTAACTTCTCTAAAGTAGAAGGATATACTGAAGCTGCAAACATCTTAACTAGTGTATATTTAAGAAATGTTATTATAACAAAAACAACTTAA